The following proteins are encoded in a genomic region of Brachypodium distachyon strain Bd21 chromosome 1, Brachypodium_distachyon_v3.0, whole genome shotgun sequence:
- the LOC100822721 gene encoding protein phosphatase 2C 35: MGNSLACFCCGGGGTGAKGPRRRHVAPAALPSDPAYDEGLGHSFCYVRPEKLAPLFPDDDAYDLVPDAKTAGEESAAVVAASTTFRAISGAALSANVSTPLSTSVLLLLPDESSATTASSGFESSGSFAAVPLQPVPRSSFPSSSGPISSSLSAAPFSGGFLSGPIERGFLSGPLDPAAHLLLSGPLPASGRVIGGGAGPVPALRRSLSHGGRRIRDFTRAILARSADKFHHGSSADLGSPDPAAAAMGGDSQGLQWAQGKAGEDRVHVVVSDECGWVFVGIYDGFNGPDATDFLVSNLYAAVHRELRGLLWEQQQDHQDPPASAPSTTASDHQDQCTRRRRTRRSRPPRSSSTDVDDEQRRWKCEWEQRDSSSLKPPTQQQHPPRSYGEHDHIAVLKALARALRKTEDAYLGIADKMVGEFPELALMGSCVLSMLMKGDDMYIMSVGDSRAVLATTDGDDDLEHVSEGSFGGLSAGDCSPCLSAVQLTTDHSTSVPEEVRRIRNEHPDDPSAISKDRVKGSLKVTRAFGAGFLKQPKWNDALLEMFRIDYVGSSPYITCNPSLFHHKLSRRDRFLILSSDGLYQYFTNEEAVAQVEMFIATTPEGDPAQHLVEEVLFRAANKAGMDFHELIEIPQGDRRRYHDDVSVIVISLEGRIWRSCV, encoded by the exons ATGGGCAACTCGCTGGCCTGCTTCTgctgcggcgggggcgggaCGGGCGCCAagggcccccgccgccgccacgtggCGCCCGCCGCGCTCCCCTCCGACCCGGCCTACGACGAAGGGCTCGGCCACTCCTTCTGCTACGTGCGTCCCGAGAAGCTCGCCCCGCTCTTCCCGGACGACGACGCCTACGACCTGGTCCCCGACGCCAAGACGGCGGGCGAGGAGTCGGCGGCTGTGGTGGCGGCATCCACCACGTTCCGGGCCATCTCGGGCGCGGCGCTCTCCGCCAACGTCTCCACCCCGCTCTCCACCTCcgtgctcctgctgctcccgGATGAGTCGTCCGCtaccaccgcctcctccgggTTCGAGAGCTCCGGGTCcttcgccgccgtcccgcTGCAGCCCGTCCCGCGCTCGTcgttcccctcctcctccgggcCCATCTCCTCTTCCTTGTCCGCGGCGCCCTTCTCCGGGGGGTTCCTCTCCGGGCCCATCGAGCGCGGGTTCCTCTCGGGCCCGCTCGACCCCGCGgcgcacctcctcctctcggGCCCTCTCCCCGCCTCTGGCCGCGTTATCGGAGGGGGAGCGGGCCCCGTCCCCGCGCTCCGCCGCAGCCTCTcccacggcggccgccgcatCCGCGACTTCACGCGCGCGATCCTCGCCCGCAGCGCCGACAAGTTCCACCACGGCTCCTCCGCGGATCTCGGCTCCCctgaccccgccgccgcggccatggGTGGGGATTCCCAGGGCCTCCAGTGGGCGCAGGGGAAAGCCGGCGAGGACCGCGTCCACGTCGTCGTCTCCGACGAGTGCGGCTGGGTCTTCGTCGGCATCTACGACGGCTTCAATGGGCCCGACGCCACCGACTTCCTCGTCTCCAACCTCTacgccgccgtccaccgcgagctccgcggcctgctctgggagcagcagcaagacCACCAGGACCCGCCTGCATCAGCGCCCAGCACCACGGCCTCGGACCACCAGGACCAGTGCACCCGACGGCGCCGCACCCGCCGCTCACGGCCCCCGCGGAGCAGTAGCACCGACGTCGACGACGAGCAACGCCGGTGGAAGTGCGAGTGGGAGCAGCGCGACAGCTCCAGCCTCAAACCCCcaacgcagcagcagcatcctcCGCGGAGCTACGGCGAGCACGACCACATCGCGGTGCTCAAGGCGCTGGCGCGCGCGCTCCGCAAGACCGAAGACGCCTACCTGGGCATCGCCGACAAGATGGTCGGCGAGTTCCCCGAGCTCGCGCTCATGGGCTCCTGCGTCCTTTCCATGCTCATGAAAGGGGACGACATGTACATCATGAGCGTCGGCGACAGCCGGGCCGTCTTGGCCACAacggacggcgacgacgatcTCGAGCACGTCAGCGAGGGTTCATTCGGCGGATTGTCTGCAGGGGATTGCTCGCCCTGCTTGTCAGCCGTGCAGCTAACGACGGATCATAGCACTTCCGTGCCGGAG GAGGTTCGCAGAATACGGAATGAGCATCCGGATGATCCATCGGCGATCTCCAAGGACCGTGTGAAGGGCTCGctgaaggtgacgagggcgttCGGCGCTGGCTTCTTGAAACAG CCCAAATGGAATGACGCACTACTGGAGATGTTCAGGATTGATTACGTCGGATCCTCCCCGTACATCACATGCAATCCGTCCCTTTTCCACCATAAGCTGAGCAGGAGGGATAGATTCCTGATCCTGTCTTCAGATGGGCTCTACCAGTATTTCACCAACGAGGAGGCAGTGGCACAGGTCGAGATGTTCATCGCAACAACCCCTGAAGGCGACCCTGCCCAGCATCTCGTTGAAGAAGTCCTTTTCCGGGCAGCAAACAAAGCAG GAATGGACTTCCATGAACTGATCGAGATCCCGCAGGGCGACCGTCGGCGATACCACGACGACGTGTCGGTCATCGTCATCTCGTTGGAGGGCAGGATCTGGAGATCTTGCGTGTAA